One Amycolatopsis sp. NBC_00355 genomic window carries:
- a CDS encoding PLD nuclease N-terminal domain-containing protein, whose amino-acid sequence MTHREWRDVPSSRRAAIAVAGTVQVALAASAWWDLSRRPADQVRGPKWLWSLAIAVNFAGPIAYFTAGRVPPRATDAGQSGQDISPDATAIASALAGVPSTPAAARLWWCAGGSGQPCSPRVTVDCPAFPGGARLRSRARAPRPVRDALRSSCRRAR is encoded by the coding sequence ATGACCCACCGCGAATGGCGTGACGTGCCGTCGTCGCGACGCGCCGCGATCGCCGTCGCGGGTACCGTCCAGGTCGCGCTCGCCGCGAGTGCGTGGTGGGACTTGAGCCGACGGCCCGCCGATCAGGTCCGCGGGCCGAAGTGGTTGTGGTCCTTGGCGATCGCGGTGAACTTCGCCGGCCCGATCGCCTACTTCACCGCCGGCCGCGTGCCGCCGCGCGCGACCGACGCCGGGCAAAGCGGGCAGGACATCTCGCCGGACGCCACCGCGATCGCGTCCGCGCTCGCCGGGGTGCCGTCGACGCCGGCGGCGGCTCGCCTTTGGTGGTGTGCGGGCGGTTCTGGGCAACCGTGCTCTCCGCGGGTGACCGTCGACTGCCCGGCTTTTCCGGGCGGAGCACGCCTTCGGAGTCGGGCCCGCGCGCCCCGGCCGGTTCGTGACGCTCTTCGAAGCTCCTGCCGGCGTGCGCGGTAG
- a CDS encoding WS/DGAT domain-containing protein yields MVAHSQRLAGAATTVWHSATGVGDLVGPSSATGLWDGEPGVEKTAAWGDPVPLADLARIGHETGTTVNDVCTALVAGALDRYFASHGTTRPEPSDLGWLIPVSLSSFDDELPADLGNHFSLVLAQLPLGRRSFAERLAEVHRRVARIRDSYEPVLTFGVQYVIAQSPAPLGRAMSRYFAGKGVGVLTNVPGPRAAMTLAGAPVEGIVGWAPCSGRQAITICIFSYAGQVRFGFGTDRKLIPDPDALVAGLAAEFAAAR; encoded by the coding sequence ATGGTCGCCCACTCGCAGCGCCTCGCCGGCGCCGCCACGACCGTCTGGCACAGCGCCACCGGCGTCGGCGACCTGGTGGGACCTTCGAGCGCGACCGGGCTGTGGGACGGCGAACCCGGCGTCGAGAAGACCGCCGCTTGGGGCGACCCCGTCCCGCTCGCCGACCTCGCCCGGATCGGCCACGAGACCGGCACGACCGTCAACGACGTCTGCACCGCGCTCGTGGCCGGCGCGCTCGACCGGTACTTCGCGTCGCACGGCACCACGCGCCCCGAGCCGTCCGACCTCGGCTGGCTCATCCCGGTCAGCCTGTCGTCCTTCGACGACGAGCTGCCCGCCGACCTCGGCAACCACTTTTCGCTCGTGCTGGCCCAGCTGCCCCTCGGGCGCCGGAGCTTCGCCGAGCGCCTGGCCGAGGTGCACCGCCGCGTCGCCCGGATCCGCGACTCCTACGAACCCGTGCTGACCTTCGGCGTGCAGTACGTCATCGCGCAGAGCCCGGCGCCGCTGGGCCGGGCCATGAGCCGGTACTTCGCGGGGAAGGGCGTCGGGGTGCTCACCAACGTGCCCGGCCCGCGCGCGGCGATGACCCTGGCCGGCGCGCCGGTCGAGGGCATCGTCGGCTGGGCGCCCTGCAGCGGGCGCCAGGCCATCACGATCTGCATATTCAGCTACGCCGGTCAGGTGCGCTTCGGGTTCGGCACCGATCGCAAGCTGATCCCCGACCCGGACGCTCTGGTCGCCGGGCTCGCCGCGGAGTTCGCGGCGGCCCGGTGA
- a CDS encoding wax ester/triacylglycerol synthase family O-acyltransferase: MDRLSPLDAAFLEIEDEDPHASLAIASVAVVEGPAPTQEEFVAAVTGRLDAIPRYHQKIRTVPFDLGAPVWVDDPAFDPAAHFGRIALPPPHDEAALCDLVALLMGERLERDRPLWEFWVVEGLPDGRWAILSKVHHALADGLAATELQTILFGDLPAGPPAPFEEAVDPGAAKLLLGSVGTLLRTPWDQAGLLAKQLLHPNVLARRVSDAARGLAALTSALMPASSTPLTGPLGHDRRYSIASVALTDVKTSAVGFGVTVNDVLLAAITGGYRELLLHRGEVPAADSVRTLVPVSVRTGSTVDNEVSLLLPLLPVDVPDPVQRLVRVHERLVALKEGKEADAGALLTASAAHEPFAPIAWAIRAAAHLPQRNVVTVTTNVRGPSAPLSVLGREIVAMYPYVPIALRVRTGVAMLSYAGRLSFGITADADTVPETGFLAKAIEREVLTLRDAVK; this comes from the coding sequence ATGGACCGGCTCAGCCCGCTCGACGCCGCCTTCCTCGAAATCGAGGACGAGGACCCCCACGCGTCGCTCGCCATCGCCTCGGTGGCCGTCGTCGAGGGGCCCGCACCCACGCAGGAGGAGTTCGTCGCCGCCGTCACCGGCCGGCTGGACGCGATCCCGCGCTACCACCAGAAGATCCGCACGGTCCCGTTCGACCTCGGGGCGCCGGTCTGGGTGGACGACCCGGCCTTCGACCCCGCCGCGCACTTCGGCCGGATCGCCCTCCCGCCACCGCACGACGAAGCGGCCCTCTGCGACCTCGTCGCGCTGCTCATGGGCGAACGCCTCGAGCGTGACCGGCCGCTGTGGGAGTTCTGGGTCGTCGAAGGACTGCCGGACGGCCGCTGGGCGATCCTGTCCAAGGTGCACCACGCGCTGGCGGACGGGCTGGCGGCGACCGAGCTGCAGACCATCCTGTTCGGGGACCTGCCCGCCGGGCCGCCGGCTCCGTTCGAAGAAGCCGTCGACCCCGGTGCCGCGAAGCTGCTGCTCGGCTCGGTCGGCACGCTGCTCCGGACCCCGTGGGACCAGGCCGGCCTGCTGGCGAAGCAGCTGCTGCACCCGAACGTGCTGGCCCGCCGCGTGAGCGACGCCGCCCGCGGGCTCGCCGCCCTGACCTCGGCCCTCATGCCCGCCTCCTCGACGCCGCTGACCGGGCCGCTCGGCCACGACCGCCGCTACTCGATCGCGTCGGTCGCGCTGACCGACGTCAAGACGTCGGCCGTCGGGTTCGGCGTCACGGTGAACGACGTGCTGCTCGCCGCGATCACCGGCGGGTACCGGGAACTGCTGCTGCACCGCGGCGAGGTCCCCGCCGCGGACAGCGTGCGGACGCTGGTGCCCGTGTCGGTGCGCACCGGGTCCACAGTGGACAACGAGGTGTCGCTGCTGCTGCCGTTGCTGCCGGTCGACGTCCCCGATCCGGTGCAGCGGCTGGTCCGCGTGCATGAACGGCTCGTCGCCCTCAAGGAGGGCAAGGAGGCCGACGCGGGCGCCTTGCTCACCGCGTCGGCCGCGCACGAGCCGTTCGCGCCGATCGCCTGGGCGATCCGGGCCGCCGCGCACCTGCCGCAGCGCAACGTCGTCACCGTGACGACGAACGTCCGCGGCCCGTCCGCGCCGCTTTCCGTGCTGGGCCGGGAGATCGTCGCGATGTACCCCTACGTCCCGATCGCGCTGCGGGTGCGGACCGGCGTGGCGATGCTCAGCTACGCCGGCCGGCTGTCGTTCGGGATCACCGCCGACGCGGACACCGTCCCGGAGACCGGGTTCTTGGCCAAGGCGATCGAGCGGGAAGTCCTGACACTGCGCGACGCGGTGAAGTGA
- a CDS encoding SHOCT domain-containing protein, with product MPYWNHMGNLGWAGGLGMLVLMVLLVTAVIVVAVVLGRRWRQAPTSDDAARRILDERFARGEIDQEEYESRRDALTRSR from the coding sequence ATGCCGTACTGGAACCACATGGGCAACCTCGGTTGGGCCGGCGGCCTCGGCATGCTCGTGCTGATGGTGCTCCTGGTGACCGCCGTCATCGTCGTCGCGGTGGTCCTGGGCCGCCGGTGGCGGCAAGCACCCACCTCCGACGACGCCGCCCGGCGGATCCTCGACGAGCGCTTCGCGCGCGGGGAGATCGACCAGGAAGAGTACGAGAGCCGCCGCGACGCGCTGACCCGATCGAGGTAG